DNA from Microbacterium sp. LWO12-1.2:
GAGGAGACTTCGGACCAGAAGACGGCGAAGATCGCGGTCACGGTCAAGTGATCACGGCCCGCGTGCGTCCGGGCGGTCAGCCGGCGGCGACTTTCACGATCTGACCGTTCGTCATTCCGACGAGCTGAGCGAATGTCAGCGGCATCACGGTGTGCGGGGTGCCGCCCGCCGTCCAGATCTGCGGGTAGGCCTCGAGAGATTCGTCGATGAATGTGGGCAGCGGAGCCGGGTGGCCGACAGGGGCCACTCCGCCGATCGCCTGCCCGGTGACGTCGCGGACGATCGCGGCCGGCGCCATGTCGACGGCATCCGCTCCGACACTGTCGGCGAGCACAGCGAAGTCGACCCGATGCCGGCCGCTCGTCATGACGAGCACCGGCGCGCCGTCGACGACGAGCACGAGGCTGTTCGCGATCGCACCGACGTCGCAGCCGATGGCGGCAGCGGCGGCCGCTGCGGTGCGGGCGGAATCCGGCAGGACGACCACGTTGGTGTCGACCCCTGCCGCCGCGAGATGCTCCTGCACGATGCGGCTCCGCGGCGGAAGGGTCTGTTCTGCGGTCACGACGGCGTCCTTTCAGAAGCGTTCAGAGCCGCGGATCATGCGGCATCTCCGATGAGAATAGCCTCCGCGTCCTCGAGCGCATCCTCGACGGGTTCGTCGATGCGATTGAGCACTCGGCGACCGAAGAAGACGATGAGAGCGGCGAGCAGGATGGATGCTGCCGCGAACAGATACGGCACGGTGGCGTCGAAGGCGTGCCAGAGCAGTGCTGCCAGCGGCGGGGCTGCTGCTCCACCGAGGAACCGAACCGCGGAGTAGGCCGATGATGCCACGGAGCGCGGGAGATCCGTAACCTCCAT
Protein-coding regions in this window:
- a CDS encoding YbaK/EbsC family protein; translation: MTAEQTLPPRSRIVQEHLAAAGVDTNVVVLPDSARTAAAAAAAIGCDVGAIANSLVLVVDGAPVLVMTSGRHRVDFAVLADSVGADAVDMAPAAIVRDVTGQAIGGVAPVGHPAPLPTFIDESLEAYPQIWTAGGTPHTVMPLTFAQLVGMTNGQIVKVAAG